One candidate division WOR-3 bacterium DNA segment encodes these proteins:
- a CDS encoding C25 family cysteine peptidase produces the protein MINNIILIALLLSVSAGFGSWLPITSQKPAPAEVAISASGDQATIIEIGLPGLDMSRELISGQSWTVVQIPGEPAQTGEVGRPQLPVIIRNLALPDQATADLQVIVTEFETVNNVLVYPAQKPLTDLDTPDWTVDYNFYQQDLVYPETVARLKLQTSWRGLPFATVEINPVRYNPARRELYVARKLVIRVNHSGTFQRHQVEPWTLPILRTLIDNPGRYNLDVDWIDSPGVRYLVIAHSNYTGSWLDSLVNWHQKRGIETRVIAKSSWTTTEIKDSIRAEYNRNTPPVLRWVLLVGEYNEVPGYAYPGVGFSDMWYADLQPPSGGDDYFELGVGRFSPSSIGDLDNQIRKTLMFEKSPPAGDWTAKAGLAAHSEQYPEKYSACTRGIYNFPYPLYRYNFDTIMGGAGGTNAMVTADINEGRVVINYRGHGSETDWSSWDASSQSWTISHINALNNGDRTPVVINCCCLNHVLSVGTCLGEAWMRKYPGGAVASLGATEASYTIPNHGWDSTLFRCLGDTFTIVIPGVRNYPTPVYDLGWMLCNANAYIQKFYASQGGTDNARMYLWLGDPALTVWTGPLVNADVVYPPAVPLGQYELPVTVMKNGTPVKDALVCAWKPGEFYVYGYTDPGGNVTLSINAATPGEFSLVVTGQGFVPYEGTVLARAPNSPYVMYLRSFVDDSAGGNGDGIINPGEIINLPTWVKNYGEVGASSVSGRIRIADPLITILDSVRDFGTVPAHDSAFTGPDGFHFAVAPACTNGHVIRFTLVCQDANDSVWSSFINLRVGAPRLEYAGLSVIDTAAGGNRNGRLDPQERVELILTLRNAGLGRASNVNALLRSGDPRLLVEDSLASFGLILPDSSQRNLADPFRVQTLVIPPETRVSCTLYVSALGGYSRVIPFTIMVGEIRSCDPIPDTGGTAVSYWAYDDVDT, from the coding sequence GTGATAAACAACATTATTTTGATAGCGCTGCTTTTATCAGTGAGTGCCGGGTTCGGCAGCTGGCTGCCGATTACAAGTCAGAAGCCGGCACCGGCTGAAGTGGCAATAAGCGCCAGTGGTGATCAGGCGACGATAATCGAAATCGGGCTTCCGGGACTGGATATGAGCAGGGAGCTGATATCAGGTCAGAGCTGGACAGTGGTGCAGATTCCCGGTGAGCCGGCACAGACAGGAGAGGTGGGCAGGCCTCAGCTGCCGGTTATCATCCGCAATCTCGCTCTTCCAGATCAGGCGACCGCGGACCTGCAGGTAATTGTCACTGAGTTTGAGACGGTGAACAATGTTCTGGTGTATCCGGCACAGAAACCGCTGACCGATCTGGATACACCGGATTGGACTGTGGATTACAATTTTTACCAGCAGGATCTGGTTTATCCCGAGACGGTTGCCCGGTTGAAACTGCAGACCAGCTGGCGCGGACTGCCGTTTGCCACGGTGGAAATCAATCCGGTCCGTTACAATCCGGCACGCCGGGAACTTTATGTCGCCCGGAAACTGGTTATCAGAGTTAACCATTCCGGGACCTTCCAGCGCCATCAGGTTGAGCCCTGGACATTGCCAATCCTGCGCACCCTGATTGATAATCCGGGACGGTATAACCTTGATGTTGACTGGATTGACAGCCCGGGTGTGCGTTATCTGGTGATTGCGCATTCAAATTACACCGGCAGCTGGCTGGATTCGCTTGTGAACTGGCATCAGAAACGGGGGATTGAAACCCGGGTGATTGCCAAATCCTCGTGGACCACTACCGAAATCAAGGATTCGATCCGGGCAGAATACAACCGTAATACACCGCCTGTCCTCCGCTGGGTTCTGCTGGTCGGTGAATATAACGAAGTGCCCGGCTATGCCTATCCAGGTGTCGGCTTTTCCGATATGTGGTACGCCGACCTCCAGCCGCCGTCCGGCGGTGATGACTACTTTGAGCTTGGTGTCGGACGCTTCAGTCCTTCAAGTATAGGTGATCTTGATAACCAGATTAGGAAGACACTGATGTTTGAGAAAAGTCCGCCTGCGGGTGACTGGACCGCTAAAGCCGGACTGGCAGCACACAGTGAGCAGTATCCGGAAAAGTATTCCGCCTGCACCCGTGGTATTTACAACTTTCCCTATCCACTTTACCGGTATAACTTTGATACGATTATGGGGGGAGCGGGAGGAACCAATGCGATGGTCACTGCTGATATCAATGAGGGTCGGGTGGTGATCAATTATCGCGGACACGGCTCGGAAACCGACTGGTCCTCATGGGATGCATCGTCCCAATCCTGGACAATCAGTCATATTAATGCGCTGAATAATGGTGATCGAACTCCGGTTGTCATCAACTGTTGCTGTCTGAATCATGTGCTTTCGGTCGGGACCTGTCTGGGAGAAGCGTGGATGAGGAAATATCCAGGTGGCGCGGTCGCATCGCTGGGTGCAACTGAAGCATCCTATACGATTCCCAATCATGGCTGGGATTCAACACTTTTCCGCTGCCTTGGCGATACTTTCACCATTGTCATCCCCGGTGTCCGAAACTATCCGACCCCGGTTTATGATTTAGGGTGGATGCTCTGCAATGCCAACGCCTATATTCAGAAGTTTTATGCATCACAGGGAGGCACGGACAATGCCCGGATGTATCTCTGGCTGGGGGACCCGGCATTAACGGTTTGGACCGGTCCTTTGGTGAATGCGGACGTAGTCTATCCGCCGGCAGTGCCATTGGGGCAGTATGAGTTACCGGTCACAGTGATGAAAAACGGCACTCCGGTCAAAGATGCACTGGTCTGTGCCTGGAAACCGGGCGAGTTTTATGTCTATGGCTATACCGACCCGGGTGGTAATGTTACCCTGTCAATTAATGCTGCTACACCGGGCGAGTTTTCGCTGGTGGTAACGGGGCAGGGGTTTGTTCCTTACGAAGGAACAGTCCTTGCCCGGGCACCAAACAGTCCGTATGTGATGTATCTGCGGTCGTTTGTTGATGATTCTGCCGGCGGCAATGGTGATGGCATCATCAACCCGGGTGAGATTATCAACCTGCCGACCTGGGTAAAGAACTACGGCGAGGTGGGGGCAAGCTCGGTCTCGGGCAGAATCCGGATTGCCGACCCCCTGATCACGATCCTGGACTCGGTGAGGGATTTCGGCACTGTTCCGGCGCACGACTCGGCATTCACCGGTCCGGACGGCTTTCACTTTGCAGTTGCCCCGGCCTGCACCAACGGCCATGTCATCCGGTTCACGCTGGTCTGCCAGGATGCGAATGATTCGGTCTGGAGCTCATTCATCAACCTGCGGGTGGGCGCACCGCGCCTGGAGTATGCGGGCTTGAGCGTGATCGACACCGCTGCCGGCGGCAACCGCAACGGCCGGCTGGACCCGCAGGAGCGGGTGGAGCTGATCCTCACCCTGCGTAACGCCGGACTGGGCAGAGCCAGTAATGTCAACGCCCTGCTGCGGTCCGGGGATCCGAGACTGCTGGTTGAGGACTCACTTGCCAGCTTCGGGCTG
- the amrB gene encoding AmmeMemoRadiSam system protein B, with the protein MVRKSAVAGQFYPADPQQLAGKIDRLLGQANPPAPGGQVIGIQVPHAGIDYSGLTAAHAYKLLAGMDSVTVVMLGTSHRADFDRAAVYASGKWETPLGIVEVDEGLAKSIIREDKYFAELPAVHAQEHSLEVQLPFLQRVLKNFRIVPIMLLFPTYEQCEAAGKGIARAVRGKNVLLLASSDLYHGYSYTEAKATDSLTVELMLKLDPRSFYAALVQSYQDQKPLACGGFPIVTLMIAARELGASRAVLLHRTNSSDVLGERGGYCVGYSAVAFVQDAGGSAAESGAETALSREEKKNLLEIARRTIEEYVRYGRIPAFTPVSERLKEMRGVFVTLHKQGELRGCIGYVEPVKPLYLATRDMAISAATEDPRFPPVEPEELKDIDIEITVLSPLQRIYDPAAVIVGRHGLVIRKGFHSGLLLPQVPVEQGWDRKQFLEWTCRKAGLPPDAYQDKNAELYVFTGEVFGEKQYQK; encoded by the coding sequence ATGGTGCGTAAATCAGCAGTTGCCGGACAGTTTTATCCGGCCGATCCTCAGCAGCTGGCAGGAAAGATTGACCGTCTGCTGGGGCAGGCAAATCCGCCAGCCCCTGGGGGCCAGGTAATCGGGATTCAGGTGCCCCATGCCGGGATAGACTATTCTGGGCTGACTGCTGCCCATGCCTACAAGCTGCTTGCCGGCATGGATTCGGTGACGGTGGTGATGCTGGGCACGAGCCATCGCGCCGATTTTGACCGTGCCGCTGTCTACGCAAGTGGAAAATGGGAGACGCCTCTGGGTATTGTTGAGGTTGATGAGGGGCTGGCAAAATCAATTATCAGGGAGGATAAATATTTTGCTGAACTGCCGGCGGTTCATGCTCAGGAGCATTCGCTTGAAGTCCAGCTGCCGTTTCTCCAGCGAGTGCTGAAAAATTTCAGGATTGTGCCGATCATGCTGCTCTTTCCAACCTATGAACAGTGCGAGGCGGCGGGTAAGGGTATTGCCCGGGCAGTCAGGGGCAAAAATGTGTTGCTGCTTGCCTCTTCTGACCTCTATCACGGATATTCCTATACTGAGGCAAAGGCAACCGATTCGCTGACTGTGGAGCTGATGCTGAAGCTTGATCCCCGCAGTTTCTATGCGGCGCTGGTGCAATCCTATCAGGATCAGAAGCCGTTAGCCTGCGGAGGATTTCCGATTGTGACACTGATGATCGCCGCCCGGGAGCTTGGTGCCAGCCGGGCGGTTCTTCTCCATCGGACCAATTCCAGCGATGTGCTCGGTGAGCGTGGTGGTTATTGTGTCGGTTACAGTGCGGTTGCTTTTGTTCAGGATGCGGGAGGTTCAGCAGCGGAATCAGGTGCAGAGACAGCGTTGAGCCGGGAAGAGAAAAAAAATCTGCTTGAGATTGCCCGCCGGACAATTGAGGAGTATGTCCGGTATGGCAGAATTCCGGCGTTTACACCGGTAAGCGAGCGATTAAAGGAGATGCGGGGTGTATTTGTTACTCTGCACAAGCAGGGTGAGCTTCGCGGCTGTATCGGTTATGTGGAACCGGTCAAACCGCTCTATCTGGCAACCCGGGATATGGCGATCAGTGCGGCGACTGAGGATCCCCGGTTTCCGCCAGTCGAGCCAGAGGAGCTGAAGGATATTGATATTGAAATTACAGTGCTCTCGCCGTTACAACGGATTTACGACCCCGCGGCGGTGATCGTAGGCAGGCACGGGCTGGTAATCAGAAAGGGTTTTCATTCCGGACTGCTGCTGCCGCAGGTGCCGGTGGAACAGGGATGGGATAGAAAACAGTTTCTGGAATGGACCTGTCGCAAGGCAGGATTGCCTCCTGATGCCTATCAGGATAAAAATGCCGAGCTGTATGTGTTTACCGGAGAGGTTTTCGGCGAGAAGCAGTATCAGAAATAA
- a CDS encoding acyl-CoA dehydratase activase — protein sequence MHEGFLGIDVGSISTKGVVIDRDYRVVAYRYLRTQGNPINSIRQLLKELGSEVDSRLRILGAGTTGSARRLAGVMIQADIVKNEIIAHAVAAGTYYPDVQTVLEIGGQDSKIIILRDGIPVDFAMNTVCAAGTGSFLDHQAARLQIPIEEFGTRALRAQNRVSIAGRCTVFAESDMIHKAQLGVPTDDIIAGLCDAIVRNYLNTVAKGKEIRPRILFQGGVAANVGVRAAFERALGQEITVPEYFLVMGAIGAAILAAEATSGQASRFAGFEVAQTEFATRVFECDGCPNRCEVVETFRAAEVIDRYGDRCGKWSGN from the coding sequence ATGCACGAAGGGTTTCTGGGAATTGATGTCGGCTCCATCTCCACGAAAGGGGTGGTAATTGACCGGGACTACCGGGTGGTTGCCTATCGGTATCTCCGTACTCAGGGCAACCCGATCAATTCCATCCGCCAGCTCCTGAAGGAGCTGGGCAGTGAAGTTGATTCCCGGTTGCGGATTCTGGGTGCGGGGACTACCGGTTCGGCACGAAGGCTCGCCGGGGTGATGATTCAGGCGGATATCGTCAAGAATGAGATCATCGCTCATGCGGTGGCAGCCGGGACTTATTACCCGGATGTCCAGACGGTGCTGGAGATTGGCGGACAGGATTCCAAGATTATCATTCTCCGGGACGGAATTCCGGTAGATTTTGCGATGAATACGGTCTGTGCTGCCGGCACCGGCAGTTTCCTCGACCATCAGGCAGCCCGGCTTCAGATTCCAATTGAAGAGTTCGGCACCCGGGCTTTGCGGGCGCAAAACCGGGTGAGCATCGCGGGCCGGTGCACTGTGTTCGCCGAGTCGGATATGATTCACAAGGCACAGCTGGGTGTGCCGACCGATGATATCATTGCCGGTCTGTGTGATGCGATTGTACGCAATTATCTTAATACGGTTGCCAAAGGGAAGGAGATCAGACCCAGAATACTCTTTCAGGGAGGTGTGGCAGCTAATGTCGGGGTCAGGGCGGCGTTTGAGCGGGCGCTGGGGCAGGAAATTACCGTTCCGGAATATTTTCTGGTGATGGGAGCAATTGGTGCTGCAATCCTTGCAGCTGAGGCAACCAGCGGCCAGGCGAGCCGTTTTGCCGGATTCGAGGTCGCCCAGACTGAGTTTGCAACCCGCGTGTTTGAGTGTGATGGCTGTCCGAACCGGTGTGAGGTGGTAGAGACCTTCCGTGCTGCTGAAGTGATAGACCGTTACGGTGACCGGTGCGGTAAATGGTCAGGAAATTAG
- a CDS encoding acyl-CoA dehydratase activase-related protein has translation MKVGIPHFGFDTLALKGFIEELGAEVVLPPPTSKRTVEIGVKLAPELVCMPFKITLGNFAEALERGADILLMAAGARKCRFGYYHFLQEQALRQIKQDFRLVPVSQYSASGFIFKLIPELFGVSPLRVMRAVCRLLVKSALTRDFRRLLNRRRAVDFEGAEQVKGPALTLIEQARTISEMKRARQKMVRLFGINGKRADIRIGLVGEIFYTVDQRANQEIEKELARLGAEVVFERCLYNHLLYLLHIDAGYRRSRRLAKPYLAECPGGEAIRTVGEARQFVMRGVDGIVQVFPFTCMPENIALEALQRISEQSGVPLLFLSFDEHTSTTGLVTRLEAFVELLRRRKYARRVSGN, from the coding sequence ATGAAGGTCGGGATTCCTCACTTCGGCTTTGATACCCTGGCGCTGAAGGGGTTCATTGAGGAACTCGGTGCCGAGGTGGTGCTGCCGCCACCGACTTCCAAAAGAACGGTTGAAATCGGTGTGAAGCTGGCGCCGGAGCTGGTGTGTATGCCGTTCAAGATTACTCTGGGTAACTTCGCCGAGGCGCTGGAGCGGGGTGCTGATATCCTTCTGATGGCGGCTGGTGCACGCAAGTGCCGGTTCGGCTATTATCATTTTCTTCAGGAGCAGGCGTTGCGGCAGATAAAGCAGGATTTCCGGCTGGTGCCGGTAAGTCAGTATTCGGCATCCGGGTTCATATTCAAACTGATACCGGAGCTGTTTGGTGTTTCACCGTTGCGGGTGATGCGGGCGGTCTGCCGCCTGTTGGTAAAGAGTGCTCTAACCCGGGATTTCCGGCGTCTGCTCAATCGCAGGCGGGCGGTTGATTTTGAAGGGGCGGAGCAGGTAAAGGGTCCGGCTCTGACTCTGATTGAGCAGGCACGGACAATTTCTGAGATGAAGCGGGCAAGGCAGAAAATGGTGCGTCTTTTCGGCATTAATGGTAAAAGGGCAGATATCCGGATCGGGCTGGTAGGCGAGATATTTTACACCGTTGATCAGCGGGCAAATCAGGAGATTGAGAAGGAACTGGCACGACTTGGAGCCGAGGTTGTTTTTGAGCGCTGTCTTTATAACCATCTGCTTTATCTTCTGCATATTGACGCCGGGTACCGCCGGTCGAGAAGACTGGCAAAGCCGTATCTTGCCGAGTGTCCGGGCGGTGAGGCGATCCGGACCGTGGGGGAGGCACGTCAGTTTGTGATGCGCGGGGTGGACGGAATTGTGCAGGTATTCCCGTTTACCTGCATGCCGGAGAATATCGCCCTTGAGGCTTTGCAGCGGATATCGGAGCAGAGCGGGGTACCGCTGCTTTTTCTTTCGTTTGATGAGCACACATCAACCACCGGCCTGGTAACAAGGCTGGAGGCATTTGTGGAACTGCTGCGGAGACGGAAGTATGCACGAAGGGTTTCTGGGAATTGA
- a CDS encoding acyl-CoA dehydratase activase-related protein, giving the protein MKVGIPRALLYYRYGSLWENYLRNLGVEVVLSPQTDEVILEQGLKCVSGEVCLPIKIVAGHLLYLKEHADAIFFPRLDWLYDGLYACPKMIGIVDVARMILGEKVRLIAPSIKGNFTRAHLTAGLAICANPVRVWQGWRRALRSERGKRERNEDNLPAAGRRTVGLIGHFYNLNDEFIAGAIIRTFRQNGYEIITKESLPERVLLNRSGFAHNIRWVYERELYNAFEYLLGRVDGFCMVVSMGCGPDSLVAEFMRSRAQSNGVPFLLLVIDEHTGIAGLVTRVEAFVELLHRGRWSRFGSAAGC; this is encoded by the coding sequence ATGAAAGTCGGCATACCGCGGGCACTGCTTTATTACCGTTATGGCTCGCTGTGGGAAAATTATCTGCGTAACCTGGGGGTGGAGGTGGTGCTCAGTCCCCAGACCGATGAAGTGATTCTGGAGCAGGGGCTGAAGTGTGTTTCAGGTGAGGTTTGTCTGCCGATCAAGATAGTTGCCGGACATCTCCTTTATCTGAAGGAGCATGCGGATGCAATTTTCTTTCCCCGTCTGGACTGGCTTTATGACGGACTTTATGCCTGTCCGAAGATGATCGGTATCGTTGATGTTGCCCGGATGATTCTGGGTGAAAAGGTGCGTCTGATCGCTCCCAGTATCAAGGGAAACTTTACCCGGGCGCATCTGACTGCCGGGCTGGCAATCTGTGCCAATCCGGTTCGGGTATGGCAGGGGTGGCGTCGGGCGCTCCGGTCGGAAAGAGGGAAGCGGGAGCGAAATGAGGATAACCTGCCGGCAGCCGGCAGGCGGACCGTAGGACTGATCGGCCATTTTTACAATCTGAATGATGAGTTTATCGCCGGGGCAATTATCAGGACCTTCCGGCAGAATGGTTATGAAATCATAACGAAAGAGTCACTGCCGGAAAGGGTGTTGCTGAACCGGTCCGGTTTTGCCCACAATATCCGCTGGGTTTATGAGCGGGAGCTGTATAATGCGTTTGAATACCTGCTGGGCCGGGTTGACGGGTTCTGCATGGTAGTATCGATGGGTTGCGGTCCCGATTCCCTGGTTGCTGAGTTCATGCGCAGCCGGGCACAAAGTAACGGGGTGCCGTTTCTCCTGTTGGTCATTGATGAGCATACCGGGATTGCCGGTCTGGTGACCCGGGTAGAGGCGTTCGTCGAGCTGCTGCACCGGGGGCGTTGGAGCAGATTCGGGTCGGCGGCAGGATGCTGA
- the priA gene encoding primosomal protein N' has product MAERWMFADVVVPRTPLDELTYRFAPEELGELHPGDIVQVPLRRKTVTGAVLRVRADAAISAKEIQPVIDIVVRQFITPDLLQLLRWTADYYVCHLGEVLELILPQIVSGKVETVNSEIGAAENGSNTLPPELEQAFTAGNFGVWVTAQRSEFEKLLFDFIRRAFSNGSVIILMPEADRVEFLSQLQRVWGERVIEYHHQMGKKQQRAAWQAIVSNNNVVVGMRSAVWVPVRRLSGVILINENANSFKEERVPCYHARDVAVARARFASCPVLVFASPPSVETWWNLRRGKYHLLDRVNFRIDRTNVFVVDMRQHRRELVSPRALRDLRNALKQQQIALCYINRRGLSRYVECADCGTVLKCSRCQSPYVLSGAGRVRCRVCGEENEAPERCAVCQGMNFNYRAPGVDMVVRELKRLGIECQSVTGGVQNLQLAAADAGATGFAPVLVGTRTVLRSDRLRVPGLVVFLNFDTEFTIPDFRSRERAFSLLVSLLSRKPSRLIIQTTRPEDSLLEFALQGKVSRFLDQELKLRAEAGFPPYKRLVAVEFSGEERTVLNWVNETVSELGVVPGVELLGPVKRLQPRQGKPQFRLIVKLPTNLMPAKVIDREKLKHPRIRVRIDVDPQEML; this is encoded by the coding sequence ATGGCTGAAAGGTGGATGTTTGCCGATGTGGTTGTTCCCCGGACACCACTTGACGAGCTTACCTATCGTTTTGCTCCGGAGGAGCTGGGTGAACTTCATCCCGGGGACATCGTTCAGGTTCCGCTTCGCAGGAAAACAGTAACCGGCGCGGTTCTCCGTGTCCGCGCAGACGCAGCGATTTCAGCGAAGGAAATTCAGCCCGTAATCGATATTGTCGTACGTCAGTTTATCACACCGGATCTTCTGCAACTGCTGCGCTGGACTGCAGATTACTATGTGTGCCATCTGGGTGAGGTGCTGGAACTGATTCTGCCCCAGATTGTTTCCGGGAAGGTGGAAACGGTCAATTCTGAGATCGGCGCAGCAGAAAACGGTTCTAACACTCTGCCACCAGAACTGGAGCAGGCGTTCACGGCCGGCAATTTCGGAGTCTGGGTCACTGCTCAGCGGTCAGAATTTGAGAAACTGCTTTTTGACTTTATCCGGCGCGCGTTCAGTAACGGTTCAGTCATTATACTGATGCCGGAAGCGGACCGGGTGGAGTTTCTTTCCCAGCTTCAGCGTGTCTGGGGGGAGCGGGTAATTGAATACCACCATCAGATGGGGAAAAAACAGCAGAGGGCGGCCTGGCAGGCAATTGTCAGCAATAACAATGTGGTGGTTGGTATGCGTTCTGCGGTCTGGGTGCCGGTCCGGAGACTGTCAGGGGTGATACTGATCAATGAGAACGCTAACTCATTCAAGGAGGAACGGGTGCCCTGTTATCATGCCCGGGATGTGGCAGTTGCCCGTGCCCGTTTTGCTTCCTGTCCGGTCCTGGTTTTTGCATCTCCGCCTTCAGTTGAAACCTGGTGGAATTTGCGCCGGGGTAAATATCATCTGCTCGACCGGGTTAATTTCCGCATTGACCGGACAAATGTATTTGTGGTTGACATGCGTCAGCACCGTCGGGAGCTCGTTTCTCCCCGTGCGCTCCGCGATCTCCGGAACGCACTAAAACAGCAGCAGATTGCCCTCTGTTATATTAACCGCCGGGGGTTAAGCCGTTATGTTGAGTGTGCCGATTGCGGCACGGTGCTGAAGTGTTCTCGATGTCAGAGTCCCTATGTTCTCTCGGGTGCGGGCAGAGTCAGATGCCGGGTGTGCGGTGAGGAGAATGAGGCGCCGGAGCGGTGTGCTGTGTGTCAGGGAATGAATTTCAATTACCGGGCGCCCGGTGTCGATATGGTCGTTCGAGAATTGAAACGGCTGGGTATAGAGTGTCAGAGCGTAACCGGCGGCGTTCAAAATCTTCAGCTTGCCGCGGCAGACGCCGGAGCGACCGGATTTGCTCCGGTACTGGTGGGCACCCGCACAGTGCTGCGTTCGGACCGGTTACGGGTGCCAGGACTGGTTGTTTTTCTCAATTTTGACACCGAATTCACAATTCCCGACTTCCGTTCCCGGGAACGGGCTTTCAGTTTGCTCGTATCGTTATTATCCCGGAAGCCTTCCCGGTTGATTATCCAGACAACCCGGCCTGAAGATTCGCTGCTGGAATTTGCCCTGCAGGGAAAAGTCAGCAGGTTTTTAGACCAGGAATTGAAACTGCGGGCAGAAGCAGGTTTTCCTCCATATAAACGGCTGGTGGCGGTTGAATTTTCAGGTGAGGAAAGGACGGTTTTAAACTGGGTGAATGAGACAGTTTCAGAGTTGGGTGTCGTGCCGGGGGTCGAACTGCTTGGTCCGGTAAAGCGGTTGCAGCCGCGGCAGGGTAAGCCGCAGTTCCGGTTGATTGTAAAACTGCCCACCAACCTGATGCCGGCAAAGGTAATTGACCGGGAAAAACTGAAGCATCCCCGGATCCGGGTCAGGATTGATGTTGACCCGCAGGAGATGCTCTGA